A window of the Methyloprofundus sp. genome harbors these coding sequences:
- a CDS encoding putative ABC transport system ATP-binding protein: MNSQIDKQSAIIKVENLSKTVSSANGPLTILSAIEFSINAAESVAIIGASGSGKSTLLSLLAGLDVASSGNIEIFGQSLTKLDEDGRAALRNQMIGFVFQSFQLLPSLNALENVMLPLELIGNPQAKQLASELLARVGLGDRLTHTPNKLSGGEQQRVALARAFVTKPKILFADEPTGNLDSATGAHIIDLLFELNKENQTTLVLVTHDQHLASCCQRVLELQAGRLL, encoded by the coding sequence ATGAACTCCCAAATAGATAAACAATCAGCGATTATTAAAGTAGAAAATCTTAGCAAAACCGTCAGCAGTGCCAACGGCCCGTTAACTATTTTGTCTGCCATAGAGTTTAGTATTAATGCGGCGGAAAGTGTAGCGATTATCGGGGCATCAGGTTCTGGAAAATCAACCTTGCTGAGTTTATTGGCTGGGCTAGATGTGGCAAGTTCAGGGAATATTGAAATATTTGGTCAGTCGTTGACTAAGCTTGATGAGGATGGCCGTGCTGCTTTACGTAATCAAATGATCGGGTTTGTGTTTCAATCATTTCAATTATTACCAAGTTTAAATGCTTTGGAAAATGTGATGTTACCGTTGGAGTTAATAGGTAATCCACAAGCTAAACAATTGGCTAGCGAATTATTAGCAAGGGTAGGGCTGGGTGATCGCTTAACACATACACCAAATAAATTATCGGGAGGTGAACAGCAGCGGGTGGCTTTAGCACGTGCATTTGTCACTAAACCGAAGATTTTATTTGCCGATGAGCCGACTGGTAATTTAGATAGTGCGACTGGAGCGCATATTATTGATTTATTGTTTGAATTAAATAAAGAAAATCAAACGACCTTGGTGCTGGTGACTCATGACCAGCATTTGGCCAGTTGCTGTCAGCGAGTGTTGGAGTTACAAGCAGGACGTTTACTATGA
- a CDS encoding tellurite resistance protein TerB, protein MSLSDLMSNLKEKVNELKTEALKFKNKNFLHAAMAGSALLALADGVILPDEKKKMLKFIGNYEPLSVFKTTEIITAFGDFVTQLEFDSDLGEAAAFEALGKMKDNSQAARLIMRLVIAIGAADGDFDDHEKAMARRIASELGVNAAEFEL, encoded by the coding sequence ATGAGTTTAAGTGATTTAATGAGTAATTTAAAAGAAAAAGTTAATGAGTTGAAAACGGAAGCTTTAAAATTTAAAAATAAAAATTTTTTACATGCTGCGATGGCAGGGTCAGCGTTATTAGCTCTAGCTGATGGTGTAATTTTACCTGATGAAAAGAAAAAAATGCTTAAATTTATCGGAAATTATGAGCCTTTATCTGTCTTTAAAACCACTGAAATTATTACTGCCTTCGGTGATTTTGTCACTCAACTAGAGTTTGATAGTGATTTGGGGGAAGCCGCTGCTTTTGAAGCATTAGGTAAAATGAAAGATAATTCGCAGGCTGCACGTTTAATCATGCGTTTGGTGATTGCAATTGGTGCAGCAGATGGTGATTTTGATGACCATGAAAAAGCGATGGCTAGACGTATTGCATCTGAATTAGGTGTAAATGCTGCGGAATTTGAATTATAA
- a CDS encoding pyrroline-5-carboxylate reductase → MKTKNIGFIGGGNMASSLISGLVASGHSPQQIWVADPNQEKLSSLATSSHINTSASNDALIAEVDVVVLAVKPQAISSVIKGSQSAFAQKNVLVVSIAAGINQASLATWLGEATAIVRCMPNTPALVQTGATGIHANQNVSSEQRDLAENIMRSVGITVWVDKETELDAVTAVSGSGPAYFFLLMEAMEKSAIELGLSERTAQLLIEQTALGAARIALESTESPGELRTRVTSPGGTTEQALKTFEQGGFTELVKQALQAANDRSVTLAQELGAD, encoded by the coding sequence ATGAAAACAAAAAATATAGGTTTTATTGGTGGTGGTAATATGGCCAGCAGCTTAATCAGTGGCTTGGTTGCAAGTGGCCATTCGCCGCAACAAATATGGGTGGCCGATCCGAATCAAGAAAAACTATCCAGTTTGGCTACCAGCTCGCATATTAATACTTCAGCGAGTAATGATGCTTTAATTGCAGAGGTTGATGTAGTGGTTTTAGCGGTTAAACCACAGGCAATTTCTAGTGTTATCAAAGGTTCTCAGTCTGCATTTGCACAAAAAAATGTGTTGGTTGTTTCGATTGCCGCAGGTATTAATCAAGCTAGTTTAGCAACTTGGCTGGGAGAAGCGACTGCCATTGTGCGCTGTATGCCGAATACGCCAGCATTAGTACAGACAGGTGCAACGGGTATTCATGCCAATCAAAATGTAAGCAGTGAGCAGCGTGATTTGGCTGAAAATATTATGCGTTCGGTAGGGATTACTGTTTGGGTTGATAAGGAAACTGAACTGGATGCGGTCACGGCGGTTTCAGGTAGTGGCCCTGCGTATTTCTTTTTGCTCATGGAAGCGATGGAGAAATCAGCGATAGAGCTAGGCTTGTCAGAACGTACTGCACAGTTGTTAATTGAACAAACGGCATTAGGTGCTGCACGGATAGCATTAGAATCCACAGAATCACCAGGCGAATTGCGAACACGGGTGACTTCTCCAGGAGGGACGACCGAGCAAGCGCTTAAAACTTTTGAGCAGGGTGGTTTTACTGAGTTAGTTAAACAAGCACTGCAGGCTGCCAATGATCGTTCGGTGACCTTGGCGCAAGAATTGGGAGCAGATTAA
- a CDS encoding YggT family protein has product MGSSYLSDPVIFLLDTVFSFYILAVLLRFILQWLGGDFYNPISQFLVKITHPPLRIMRRYIPAVGKIDTSSIVLLVALQMISDGITLLLTGVSFTFAALALLSFSQLISLIINVFVFAVFARAILSWINPGTFNAASNLLFAITEPLLVTCRRMIPYIGGIDLSPLIVLLGLQLAKMLIIPPLTQLISLVS; this is encoded by the coding sequence ATGGGTTCATCTTATTTAAGTGATCCAGTGATATTTTTACTGGATACGGTATTTTCGTTTTATATATTGGCGGTATTATTACGCTTTATTTTACAATGGCTAGGGGGGGATTTTTATAATCCTATCTCACAATTTTTGGTAAAAATAACTCACCCACCTTTGCGGATTATGCGACGCTATATTCCAGCAGTGGGTAAAATAGACACTTCGTCTATTGTGTTGCTAGTCGCTTTACAAATGATTTCTGATGGTATTACATTGTTGTTAACAGGGGTTAGTTTTACTTTTGCGGCATTGGCTTTATTATCATTTAGCCAACTAATATCTTTAATTATTAATGTATTTGTTTTTGCAGTATTTGCGCGCGCCATTTTAAGCTGGATAAATCCAGGTACTTTTAATGCAGCATCTAATTTATTGTTTGCCATCACTGAGCCTTTGTTAGTGACTTGTCGTCGTATGATCCCTTATATTGGGGGTATCGATTTATCACCTTTAATTGTACTGTTGGGTTTGCAGCTTGCAAAAATGCTGATTATTCCGCCTTTGACACAATTAATTTCATTAGTTAGTTAA
- a CDS encoding antitoxin (type II toxin-antitoxin system antitoxin), translating into MIQMNIHEAKTNLSRLLEQIEIGEEVVIARHGKPVARLILYTTKSTQTRKPGSLRGKIRFNEDFDAPLPDEATTTLGKS; encoded by the coding sequence ATGATACAAATGAACATTCATGAGGCGAAAACTAACCTGTCGCGCTTGCTTGAACAAATAGAAATAGGTGAGGAAGTGGTAATTGCAAGGCATGGTAAACCTGTTGCACGCTTGATTCTTTATACGACTAAGTCAACACAGACGCGTAAGCCAGGAAGTTTGCGTGGAAAAATTCGCTTTAATGAAGATTTTGATGCGCCATTGCCTGATGAGGCGACAACAACCTTGGGGAAATCATGA
- a CDS encoding dihydroorotate dehydrogenase, whose product MNYYPLIKPLLFQLDPEKVHYLTLKSLKVAHNLGLDNLLNPKMISQPVTVMGLEFQNPVGLAAGLDKNGDYIDALAALGFGFVEIGTVTPRSQPGNPKPRLFRLASHQAIINRMGFNNEGVDYLLQQVAASKYKGILGINIGKNFDTPIEKATEDYLISLRKAYLAASYITINISSPNTKNLRQLQQGDEIKKLLSALKEEQQRLQVEHHKYTPIVVKIAPDLSDDEIQHIAGLLLEYAIDGVIATNTTIERSAVQGHKFADEIGGLSGMPVKQKSTYVVANLAKELKGEVPIIAAGGIMNYSDAQEKLDAGASLVQVYSGLIYQGPQLVHDIMQGMTEK is encoded by the coding sequence ATGAATTACTACCCACTTATTAAGCCCTTATTGTTTCAATTAGATCCGGAAAAAGTACATTATTTAACTTTAAAATCTTTAAAGGTGGCGCATAACTTAGGATTAGATAATTTACTAAACCCTAAAATGATCAGCCAGCCAGTTACGGTAATGGGTTTAGAGTTTCAAAACCCTGTGGGTTTAGCCGCCGGATTGGATAAAAATGGTGATTATATTGATGCTCTAGCTGCTTTAGGTTTTGGCTTTGTAGAAATAGGCACGGTAACACCACGCTCACAGCCAGGTAACCCTAAGCCACGTTTATTTCGTCTGGCTAGTCATCAAGCAATTATTAATCGTATGGGTTTTAATAATGAGGGGGTTGATTATTTACTGCAACAAGTAGCCGCTAGCAAATATAAAGGTATTTTAGGGATTAATATTGGTAAAAACTTTGATACTCCGATTGAAAAGGCGACTGAAGATTATTTAATCAGTTTGCGCAAAGCCTATCTTGCAGCGAGTTATATTACTATTAATATTTCTTCACCGAATACTAAAAACTTGCGTCAATTACAGCAAGGTGACGAAATTAAAAAATTGCTCTCTGCTTTAAAAGAAGAACAGCAACGCTTACAAGTTGAGCATCATAAATATACGCCGATTGTGGTTAAAATTGCTCCGGATTTAAGTGATGACGAGATTCAGCATATTGCTGGTTTATTGCTTGAGTATGCAATTGATGGTGTGATTGCAACGAATACCACGATTGAGCGTAGTGCAGTACAAGGACATAAATTTGCGGATGAAATAGGTGGCTTAAGTGGTATGCCTGTTAAGCAAAAATCAACTTATGTGGTAGCTAATTTAGCCAAGGAATTAAAGGGTGAAGTACCTATTATTGCTGCCGGCGGTATTATGAATTATAGCGATGCACAGGAAAAATTAGATGCTGGTGCGAGTTTGGTGCAGGTATATAGTGGTTTGATTTATCAGGGACCGCAGTTAGTACATGACATTATGCAAGGTATGACAGAAAAGTAA
- a CDS encoding tellurium resistance protein TerZ, whose protein sequence is MAISLQKGQRISLEKTGGGELQQLCVGANWGAIEKKGLLGGKKMVAVDLDLSVALFDRNKVLVDLVYFGQLQAKKGGIKHSGDDTEGDVGGDDGLDNEVVLINLPAVDTNAEHMVFILNSYKNQDFKDIPFASVRIYEGTPDRVDSIVATYDVANDEKFSGSVAMIMGRMYRHNGAWKFSAIGDGTKDKKLEQVVKAVQQQYL, encoded by the coding sequence ATGGCAATTTCATTACAAAAAGGTCAACGGATTAGTCTGGAAAAAACAGGCGGTGGTGAGTTACAGCAATTATGTGTCGGTGCAAACTGGGGGGCGATAGAGAAAAAAGGCTTACTCGGTGGTAAAAAAATGGTTGCTGTTGATTTGGATCTGTCAGTGGCTTTATTTGATAGAAATAAAGTCTTGGTTGATTTGGTTTATTTTGGGCAGCTACAAGCCAAAAAAGGTGGGATTAAACACTCTGGCGATGATACCGAAGGTGATGTCGGTGGTGATGATGGTTTAGATAATGAGGTCGTGCTTATTAATTTGCCAGCTGTTGATACAAATGCTGAGCATATGGTCTTTATTTTAAACTCGTATAAAAACCAAGATTTTAAAGACATTCCTTTTGCTAGTGTGCGTATCTATGAAGGTACTCCTGATAGGGTTGATAGTATTGTTGCAACTTATGATGTTGCTAATGATGAGAAGTTTTCAGGTTCAGTAGCAATGATTATGGGGAGAATGTACCGCCATAATGGTGCTTGGAAATTTTCAGCTATTGGGGATGGCACCAAAGATAAGAAATTAGAGCAGGTTGTAAAGGCTGTACAGCAGCAATATTTGTAA
- a CDS encoding glycine oxidase, with amino-acid sequence MHSTPDITFIGGGITGLLSARLFALSGASVTIIDKNEIGQESSWAGGGILLPLYPWRQADAITQLVLPSIAGYAELARALIAVTRLDPEYIVSGLLMTDLPDLAKAQDWCTRTAIAYHAATQEQKTTFPQIQDQSLWLPEIAQARNPRLLKALKQDLLQRGVKIIENCTIAEVKLNAQDISEVMSTSKEVFPINQLVISAGAWTGKLWAQLLGSAVNPVEVFPVKGQMLIFDAPANTLDYMVLENDRYLIPRRDGKILCGSTVELQDFDKTTTEQAKQSLAAFATKILPVLADFPISHHWAGLRPGTKQGIPYIDKHPEISNLAISAGHFRNGFAMGPASAQLLYDLITNNPPTIDATPYQLSAQH; translated from the coding sequence ATGCACTCAACTCCTGATATAACGTTTATTGGCGGTGGAATTACGGGCCTACTTAGTGCGCGCCTGTTTGCTTTATCAGGAGCAAGCGTCACTATTATTGATAAAAATGAAATTGGTCAAGAATCATCTTGGGCAGGTGGTGGTATTCTATTGCCACTCTATCCTTGGCGCCAAGCTGATGCAATTACACAATTGGTGCTGCCTAGTATTGCAGGATATGCAGAGTTGGCTAGGGCACTGATTGCTGTAACTCGGTTAGATCCTGAGTATATCGTCAGTGGCTTATTAATGACCGACCTTCCTGATTTGGCCAAAGCACAAGACTGGTGTACTCGCACAGCGATAGCTTACCATGCTGCTACTCAAGAACAAAAGACTACTTTCCCACAAATACAAGATCAGTCTTTATGGTTGCCAGAAATTGCCCAAGCGAGAAATCCACGTTTACTGAAAGCACTTAAACAAGATTTATTACAGCGTGGGGTCAAGATTATTGAGAACTGTACTATTGCAGAAGTAAAGCTTAATGCGCAAGACATTAGTGAAGTGATGAGTACTTCCAAAGAAGTATTTCCTATTAATCAATTAGTGATTAGTGCAGGTGCATGGACAGGTAAGTTATGGGCGCAGCTCTTAGGTAGTGCGGTTAATCCTGTTGAGGTGTTTCCAGTAAAAGGGCAAATGCTAATTTTTGATGCTCCAGCTAATACCTTGGACTATATGGTATTGGAAAATGACCGTTATCTAATACCACGTCGTGATGGTAAAATATTATGTGGCAGCACGGTTGAGTTGCAAGATTTTGATAAAACGACTACCGAGCAAGCTAAACAGTCTTTGGCTGCTTTTGCCACCAAAATATTGCCAGTCTTAGCTGATTTTCCTATTAGCCACCACTGGGCTGGTTTGCGCCCTGGAACCAAACAGGGGATTCCTTATATTGATAAGCATCCTGAAATAAGTAATTTAGCGATTAGTGCAGGTCATTTTAGAAATGGCTTTGCTATGGGGCCGGCATCGGCACAATTACTTTATGATTTAATCACCAATAATCCTCCGACGATTGATGCCACACCTTATCAATTGTCAGCACAGCATTGA
- a CDS encoding putative ABC transport system permease protein: MNRLVLAIRFLRRDRRSGELSLLMLALILAVASSTAISIFADRINRTMQYQAAEFLAADLVMSSSTSISANIVEQANSAGLKQSQTSEFSTVLIENDEFLLVGVKAVSENYPLRGYLKTRQGSYAEEQTVYHGPPPGETWVESRVLAALKMQLGDSVMVGEQLLLVSQIVTYEPDKRGDLYSLSPRVMINAVDLATTKILQPGSHVHHFFQFAGVEADILKFKLWLQPQLSVSQRVMDIYDDSPQIGSALQKAEKYLGLSSIVVILIAGVAIAMATGRYSERHFNTTAIMRCLGYKQNAILQLFLWQFLLIGLIASSIGCGLGWLSQEFLFQLLRDLLPDTVASPSWLSVLFGLVIGVVVLFAFALPPLLRLKQVSPLRVLRRDLVPLPSSAWLVYGLALTLLVLLISQYTQDAKMTLTIVGSGMLSLAVLGGLIYLLLGASHFLLSRVNLTWRFGLQGLSKNKRSNTVQILAFSTTLVAIILSFTIRTDLINDWQQQLPAKAPNHFALNVFAEQIPDLQLELQQHGVQVSEFYPVVRGRLVGINAVPVQQIVTKDSQGERATHRDLSLTWTVTAPKDNKIVAGEWGADRKPGLVSVEAKLAKSLKVSLGDTLTFTVGSEQFQAQVDNIRKVNWDTMKPNFYMMFSPGTLEQFAHTYITSFYLPAEKKALLNQLLKQFPAVTILDVDLILQQIKRILTQLTAAINYLLYFALLAGFLVLFSAVFTTLDARIYAGVLMRTLGAKRKFLQKIQWIEFSVLGFIAGILAVLMAQVMIYALYHWVLKMDYSANLYLCIGFPLVSALFIGLAGLWGTRSVVNHSPMRVLRDL, from the coding sequence ATGAATCGACTGGTATTAGCAATTCGTTTTTTACGCCGGGATCGACGCTCGGGTGAATTGAGCTTATTAATGTTGGCTTTGATTTTGGCGGTGGCCAGTTCGACGGCAATTAGTATTTTTGCAGATCGTATTAATAGAACCATGCAATATCAGGCGGCAGAATTTTTAGCTGCTGATTTGGTGATGAGTAGTTCAACTAGCATTAGTGCAAATATTGTTGAACAAGCTAACAGTGCAGGTTTAAAGCAATCACAGACGAGTGAATTTTCCACAGTCTTAATTGAAAATGATGAATTTTTATTAGTGGGAGTCAAAGCGGTTAGTGAAAACTATCCTTTACGGGGTTATTTAAAAACTCGGCAGGGCAGTTATGCAGAGGAACAAACTGTTTATCATGGGCCGCCACCTGGAGAGACTTGGGTAGAGTCGCGAGTTTTAGCTGCACTAAAAATGCAATTAGGTGATTCAGTGATGGTGGGCGAACAATTATTATTAGTGAGCCAAATTGTGACTTATGAGCCTGACAAGCGGGGAGATTTATATAGTTTATCGCCTAGAGTGATGATTAATGCAGTTGATTTGGCGACTACTAAAATATTGCAACCAGGTAGTCACGTACACCACTTTTTTCAATTTGCAGGCGTTGAAGCGGATATTTTAAAATTTAAGCTTTGGTTACAACCGCAGTTGAGCGTGTCGCAAAGAGTGATGGATATTTATGATGACAGTCCACAAATTGGCTCTGCGCTGCAAAAAGCGGAGAAGTATTTAGGTTTATCTAGTATTGTGGTAATTTTAATTGCTGGTGTGGCGATTGCAATGGCGACAGGGCGTTATAGCGAGCGCCATTTTAATACTACGGCGATTATGCGTTGTTTGGGTTATAAACAAAATGCAATATTACAGTTATTTTTATGGCAATTTTTATTGATCGGCCTTATCGCTAGTAGTATCGGTTGTGGTTTGGGTTGGTTGAGCCAAGAATTTTTGTTTCAGTTGTTACGTGATTTATTACCAGATACAGTCGCGAGTCCTAGTTGGTTGAGTGTCTTATTTGGTTTAGTGATTGGCGTAGTGGTATTGTTTGCTTTTGCATTACCGCCATTATTACGCTTAAAGCAAGTTTCACCATTGCGGGTTTTACGGCGTGATTTAGTGCCATTACCTAGTAGTGCTTGGTTAGTATATGGCTTGGCATTAACGTTATTAGTGCTATTAATTAGCCAATATACTCAAGATGCAAAAATGACCTTAACGATTGTTGGGTCAGGTATGTTGAGTTTGGCGGTACTAGGTGGCTTAATTTATTTATTATTAGGGGCGAGTCATTTTTTATTAAGCCGTGTTAATTTAACCTGGCGTTTTGGTTTGCAAGGCTTATCCAAAAATAAGCGTAGTAATACTGTACAGATTTTGGCTTTTAGTACCACCTTAGTCGCTATTATTTTAAGCTTTACTATTCGTACTGATTTGATTAATGACTGGCAACAGCAATTGCCTGCTAAAGCACCTAATCATTTTGCACTTAATGTTTTTGCTGAACAAATACCCGATTTGCAATTAGAGTTGCAACAACATGGCGTACAAGTAAGTGAATTTTATCCAGTGGTGCGTGGTCGGCTGGTCGGAATTAATGCAGTACCTGTACAGCAAATAGTGACTAAAGATTCACAAGGTGAACGCGCTACCCATAGAGATTTAAGTTTGACTTGGACAGTAACGGCACCTAAGGATAATAAAATTGTTGCAGGTGAGTGGGGTGCTGATAGAAAACCGGGCTTGGTGTCGGTAGAGGCAAAATTAGCGAAAAGTTTAAAGGTGAGTCTAGGAGATACTTTAACGTTTACTGTGGGGAGTGAGCAATTTCAAGCACAAGTGGATAATATTAGAAAAGTGAATTGGGATACTATGAAGCCTAATTTTTATATGATGTTTTCTCCAGGCACTTTGGAACAGTTTGCGCATACTTATATTACCAGTTTTTATTTGCCAGCAGAAAAGAAGGCATTGCTGAATCAATTATTAAAGCAATTTCCTGCGGTGACTATTTTAGATGTTGACTTAATCTTACAACAAATTAAACGTATTTTGACTCAGTTAACTGCGGCGATTAATTATTTATTATATTTTGCCTTATTGGCTGGATTTTTGGTGCTATTTTCTGCGGTATTTACTACTTTGGATGCGCGTATTTATGCCGGTGTATTGATGCGTACTCTGGGAGCAAAGCGCAAATTTTTACAGAAAATTCAATGGATCGAATTTAGTGTTTTAGGCTTTATAGCAGGTATTCTGGCGGTATTGATGGCACAGGTGATGATTTATGCTTTATATCATTGGGTATTAAAAATGGATTACAGTGCTAATCTTTATCTGTGTATAGGTTTTCCGCTAGTATCTGCATTATTTATTGGATTGGCAGGTTTGTGGGGCACACGTTCGGTAGTTAACCATTCTCCAATGCGAGTGTTGCGCGACTTGTAA
- a CDS encoding toxin (type II toxin-antitoxin system toxin), whose translation MKYLLDTPVFIWWLNNSPDLSSPARKMISNPENSIFVSHASYWEIATKVSVGHLVFPIASIDAELERNGFELLPIKTTHIIQAAGLPLLHQDSFDRMLIAQAQIENLNLITVDQRIQKYELSWVW comes from the coding sequence ATGAAGTATTTGTTAGATACTCCAGTCTTTATCTGGTGGTTAAATAATTCACCTGATTTAAGCTCGCCTGCGAGAAAAATGATTAGTAATCCTGAGAATAGTATTTTTGTGAGTCATGCGAGTTATTGGGAAATAGCAACTAAGGTATCAGTTGGTCACTTGGTTTTTCCAATTGCGTCCATTGATGCTGAATTAGAGAGAAATGGTTTTGAATTATTGCCGATTAAAACCACACATATTATTCAAGCAGCAGGCTTACCGTTATTACATCAAGATTCTTTTGATCGGATGTTGATCGCTCAGGCGCAGATAGAAAATCTGAATTTAATTACTGTGGATCAGCGCATCCAGAAATATGAACTGTCTTGGGTTTGGTGA
- a CDS encoding acyl-CoA thioesterase I: MFKLGLVAMVLFFATQIQAKSIVVLGDSISASYGIEVQHGWVALMQQKIQSSHPDYTIHNESISGDTTAGGLARLPRILKKYQPDIVLVELGANDGLRGMSLLTMQQNLAAIIHKAKKSGAQVILLSMRIPSNYGKRYTDMFYNSYQKLATQHDISAVPFILENIALNKKYMQRDGLHPNAKAQPFIAAHITPYVLPLL, encoded by the coding sequence ATGTTTAAGTTAGGTTTAGTCGCAATGGTGCTATTTTTTGCCACACAAATTCAGGCAAAATCAATTGTTGTGTTAGGGGATAGTATCAGTGCTAGCTATGGAATTGAAGTCCAGCATGGTTGGGTTGCCTTAATGCAACAAAAAATTCAATCTAGTCATCCTGACTATACCATTCACAATGAAAGTATTTCTGGTGATACCACAGCGGGTGGATTAGCGCGTTTACCGCGTATTTTAAAAAAATATCAACCGGATATTGTGTTGGTTGAGTTAGGCGCAAATGATGGTTTACGTGGCATGTCACTATTAACCATGCAGCAAAATTTAGCAGCCATTATCCACAAGGCAAAAAAATCAGGCGCGCAAGTCATACTATTAAGTATGCGTATCCCCAGCAATTATGGCAAACGTTATACCGATATGTTTTATAACAGCTACCAAAAGTTAGCTACACAACATGATATTTCTGCCGTGCCTTTTATATTAGAGAATATTGCATTAAACAAAAAATATATGCAACGTGATGGTTTGCACCCTAATGCCAAAGCACAACCTTTTATAGCGGCTCATATCACACCGTATGTACTCCCCTTATTATAG
- a CDS encoding tellurium resistance protein TerD: MNDNEDIKMAVSLSKGGNVNLSKEAPGLAKVALGLGWDNRATDGAEFDLDAVAFLVGADGKVTGDSDFIFYNNLKSSCGSVEHQGDNTTGEGDGDDEVVEITLSGVPVAIQRVVIAVTIHDAEVRKQNFGQVSNAFVRVVNAGNDSEIARYDLSEDASIETAMIFGELYRHNGDWKFKAVGQGFSGGLGPLASSFGVSI; encoded by the coding sequence TTGAATGATAATGAGGATATAAAGATGGCAGTATCATTAAGTAAAGGCGGTAACGTTAATTTAAGTAAAGAAGCACCTGGTTTAGCTAAAGTTGCATTGGGGTTAGGTTGGGATAACCGAGCAACAGATGGTGCTGAATTTGATCTTGATGCAGTCGCTTTTTTAGTGGGTGCTGATGGTAAAGTAACTGGAGATAGTGATTTCATTTTTTATAATAACTTGAAATCATCCTGTGGATCGGTTGAGCATCAAGGAGATAATACAACAGGTGAAGGGGATGGCGATGATGAAGTTGTTGAAATTACATTATCAGGTGTTCCTGTTGCGATTCAACGTGTTGTCATTGCGGTAACGATTCATGATGCAGAGGTTCGTAAACAAAATTTTGGACAAGTAAGTAATGCGTTTGTACGTGTAGTGAATGCAGGTAATGATAGTGAAATAGCTCGTTATGATTTATCAGAAGATGCCAGTATTGAAACAGCGATGATTTTTGGTGAGTTATACCGTCATAATGGCGATTGGAAATTTAAAGCGGTAGGTCAAGGCTTTTCAGGGGGGCTAGGGCCTTTAGCATCAAGCTTTGGCGTAAGCATTTAG